From the Streptococcus sp. 29887 genome, one window contains:
- the rpsO gene encoding 30S ribosomal protein S15 — MAISKEKKNEIMAQYARHEGDTGSVEVQVAVLTWEINHLNDHIKQHKKDHATYRGLMKKIGRRRNLLAYLRRTDVNRYRELIHSLGLRR, encoded by the coding sequence ATGGCAATCTCAAAAGAGAAAAAAAATGAAATCATGGCACAATATGCTCGTCATGAAGGCGACACAGGTTCAGTTGAAGTACAAGTAGCAGTACTTACTTGGGAAATCAACCACCTTAACGACCACATCAAACAACACAAAAAAGACCACGCAACTTACCGTGGTTTGATGAAAAAAATCGGTCGCCGTCGTAACTTGTTGGCATACCTACGCCGCACAGACGTTAACCGTTACCGTGAATTGATTCACTCACTCGGACTCCGTCGTTAA
- a CDS encoding uracil-xanthine permease family protein, with product MSTKADLLFDVHEKPAPLQGILLSFQHVFAMFGATILVPLILGMPVSVALFASGIGTLIYQVATQFKVPVYLGSSFAYISAMALAIKEMGGDVSAAQTGILFVGLIYVLIAALVKVIGTKWIDSLLPPIVIGPMIIVIGLGLANSAVTSAGFVADGDWRNVVAAIATFLIVAFVNTKGKGFAKIVPFLIAIVGGYVIAIFLGLVDFTPVMEAAWFELPGFYLPFETGAFKAYNFYFGPEMIAILPIAVVTIAEHIGDHTVLSQICGRQFLKEPGLSRTLIGDGVATAVSAFIGGPANTTYGENTGVIGMTRIASVSVIRNAALIAIAFSFLGKFTALISTIPSAVLGGMSILLYGVIASNGLKVLIESRVDFGQVRNLIIASSMLVLGLGGAVLNIGAITLSGTALSAIVGIVLNLILPKAE from the coding sequence ATGAGTACAAAAGCCGATCTTTTGTTTGATGTCCATGAGAAACCAGCCCCGCTTCAAGGGATTTTGTTGAGTTTCCAGCACGTGTTCGCTATGTTTGGTGCGACGATTTTGGTGCCCTTGATTCTCGGTATGCCAGTTTCGGTTGCCCTCTTCGCCTCAGGTATTGGAACCTTGATTTACCAAGTAGCGACGCAGTTCAAGGTTCCGGTTTACTTGGGTTCATCCTTTGCCTACATTTCGGCTATGGCGCTTGCTATCAAGGAAATGGGTGGCGATGTGTCAGCAGCGCAGACAGGTATTCTCTTCGTCGGCTTGATTTATGTGTTGATCGCAGCACTTGTCAAAGTTATCGGTACTAAGTGGATTGACAGCCTCTTGCCTCCGATTGTCATCGGTCCTATGATTATCGTGATTGGACTTGGTCTTGCCAACTCTGCTGTGACTTCGGCAGGCTTTGTCGCAGACGGTGACTGGAGAAATGTCGTAGCGGCTATTGCTACCTTCTTGATTGTGGCTTTTGTCAATACCAAAGGGAAAGGTTTCGCCAAGATTGTTCCTTTCTTGATTGCCATCGTCGGTGGTTATGTGATTGCCATCTTCCTTGGACTAGTTGATTTCACACCTGTGATGGAAGCAGCTTGGTTTGAACTGCCAGGTTTCTACCTACCATTTGAAACTGGTGCCTTCAAGGCCTACAATTTCTACTTTGGTCCAGAAATGATTGCCATCTTGCCAATCGCGGTGGTGACCATCGCGGAGCATATCGGAGACCACACGGTTCTCAGCCAAATCTGTGGTCGCCAGTTCTTGAAGGAGCCAGGCCTCAGCCGTACCTTGATTGGTGACGGTGTGGCGACTGCTGTATCAGCCTTTATCGGTGGACCTGCTAACACGACTTATGGTGAAAATACAGGGGTTATCGGTATGACCCGTATCGCATCAGTATCCGTTATCCGTAACGCAGCCTTGATTGCCATTGCCTTCTCATTCTTGGGTAAATTTACAGCCCTTATCTCTACTATTCCAAGTGCTGTTCTTGGTGGTATGTCTATCTTGCTCTACGGTGTTATCGCCTCAAACGGTTTGAAAGTTTTGATTGAAAGCCGTGTTGACTTCGGTCAAGTCCGCAACCTGATTATCGCAAGTTCTATGCTGGTCTTAGGCCTTGGTGGTGCAGTACTCAACATCGGTGCCATTACCCTGTCAGGAACAGCCCTCTCAGCCATTGTCGGCATCGTCCTCAATCTTATCTTGCCAAAAGCAGAATAA